A window of Panulirus ornatus isolate Po-2019 chromosome 27, ASM3632096v1, whole genome shotgun sequence contains these coding sequences:
- the whd gene encoding carnitine O-palmitoyltransferase 1, liver isoform isoform X2, producing MAEAHSAVAFSFAITHEGVHVNYDREVLHVIWHSGVRQWRRGIRRFVNTIRCGVFPASISSLALTIGSYNAMYLSRDWYGSNFDISLGLADLIKKHIYLEEPAKGIVCCTASAFAVWCGVFLFMKYSLRLLYIYKGWMYEERGRGRTMSRTSRLWVLAVKVLTKFTVPMLYSYQGSLPRLPLPALRDTMSRYLRSVRPLMNDEEYSRMEKHAHDFQGGIGKKLQWYLVLKSWWASNYVTDWWEEFVYLRGRSPIMVNSNFYGTDAILLHPTKVQAARAANVTHAAFLFRRLIDNQQLQPIMAQNLVPLCSYQYERTFNTTRIPGIQTDKIVHFSDSTHIAVYHAGRYFKMPCYYKGQLLTPKELQIQFERILADESVPEKGEATLGALTAGEREPWAEARSKFFNKGINYTSLEAIEKAAFVLVLEENEYDYCEDDPSQLDRFGRAMLHGKGYDRWYDKSFNVIIMKNGRIGFNAEHSWADAPIMGHMWEYIMGEDLFEYGYDENGNCTGKVNCDPRPPTRLKWELNQECLQVIDSSLRVAEALLNDVDLRLYMHTAYGKGFMKNCRLSPDAYTQMALQLAYYRDAGKFNLTYEASMTRLFRDGRTETVRPCSIESSAWVKAMEDKTVSNEERVALLRKACVQHQNAYRDAMCGKGIDRHLFCLYVISKYLEVESPFLNEVLSEPWRLSTSQTPHGQTNKMDLSKNPKCISAGGGFGPVADDGYGVSYIIAGEDTIFFHVSSKKSSPVTDSPSFARQIEKALSDMKNLFESVAKK from the exons ATGGCAGAGGCACACTCAGCTGTGGCATTCTCCTTTGCTATCACTCATGAGGGTGTTCACGTCAACTATGATCGAGAAGTGCTCCATGTCATTTGGCATTCTGGTGTCCGCCAGTGGCGTCGAGGCATCCGCCGATTCGTT AACACTATACGATGTGGAGTCTTCCCAGCATCCATCTCTTCACTTGCATTGACCATTGGTAGCTACAATGCTATGTATCTCAGTCGAGATTGGTATGGGTCCAACTTTGATATCTCTCTGGGCTTGGCTGACCTCATAAAGAAGCATATTTACTT AGAAGAACCTGCTAAAGGCATCGTTTGCTGCACAGCTTCTGCATTtgctgtctggtgtggtgttttCCTCTTCATGAAGTATTCACTAAGGTTATTGTATATATACAAAG GATGGATGTATGAAGAAAGAGGTCGTGGTCGAACAATGAGCAGAACATCAAGGCTCTGGGTTTTAGCAGTAAAAGTATTGACCAAATTTACAGTACCCATGCTCTACTCGTACCAAGGATCTCTTCCTAGATTACCCCTTCCGGCACTTAGGGACACCATGTCACGG TACCTACGGAGTGTACGACCACTAATGAATGATGAAGAATATTCTCGTATGGAAAAGCATGCCCATGATTTCCAGGGTGGCATTGGAAAGAAGCTTCAATG GTACCTGGTGCTCAAGTCATGGTGGGCATCTAACTACGTAACAGATTGGTGGGAAGAGTTTGTTTACCTAAGAGGTCGGTCACCCATTATGGTGAACTCTAATTTCTATGGTACAGATGCTATTCTTCTGCACCCAACGAAAGTTCAGGCAGCTCGTGCTGCAAATGTGACACATGCAGCATTCCTTTTCCGGCGGCTGATAGATAACCAGCAGCTTCAGCCA ATAATGGCTCAGAATTTAGTGCCCTTGTGTTCATATCAATATGAGCGTACTTTCAACACCACCCGTATCCCTGGCATCCAGACAGATAAGATTGTCCACTTTAGTGACTCAACACATATTGCTGTGTACCATGCAGGGCGGTATTTCAAGATGCCATGTTACTACAAGGGCCAGTTGCTAACCCCTAAGGAGCTTCAGAT TCAGTTTGAGCGTATTCTGGCAGATGAATCTGTACCAGAAAAGGGTGAAGCAACTTTAGGAGCACTGACAGCTGGAGAGCGGGAACCCTGGGCAGAAGCACGTTCAAAGTTTTTCAACAAGGGAATCAACTATACTTCACTGGAAGCAATTG AGAAGGCTGCATTTGTGCTTGTTTTAGAAGAGAATGAGTACGACTACTGTGAAGATGATCCTAGTCAGTTAGATAGGTTTGGACGTGCAATGCTCCATGGCAAAGGGTATGACCGTTGGTATGACAAGTCCTTCAATGTCATCATCATGAAAAATGGCCGG ATTGGCTTCAATGCAGAACATAGCTG GGCTGATGCCCCTATCATGGGCCACATGTGGGAGTACATTATGGGCGAGGATCTCTTTGAATATGG ATATGATGAAAATGGAAACTGCACAGGAAAGGTTAACTGTGATCCACGTCCACCAACACGCCTTAAGTGGGAACTCAACCAGGAGTGTCTCCAAGTTATTGACTCTTCCTTGAGG GTTGCTGAAGCCTTGCTGAATGATGTTGATCTGCGGTTGTATATGCACACAGCATACGGAAAGGGCTTTATGAAGAATTGTAGGCTGTCACCTGATGCTTACACCCAGATGGCTCTACAGTTAGCATATTACCGG GATGCAGGCAAATTTAACCTCACCTATGAGGCAAGCATGACTCGTCTCTTCCGAGATGGGAGAACTGAGACAGTCAGACCTTGTTCTATTGAGTCATCAGCTTGGGTAAAAGCCATGGAGGACAAGACAGTCTCT AATGAGGAGCGTGTTGCACTTTTGCGGAAAGCTTGTGTCCAGCATCAGAATGCATATCGAGATGCTATGTGTGGAAAAGGCATTGATCGCCACCTTTTCTGTTTATATGTTATATCAAAATATTTAGAAGTAGAAAGCCCATTCCTTAAT GAAGTTTTGTCTGAACCTTGGCGCTTAAGTACCTCCCAAACCCCACATGGTCAGACTAACAAAATGGATCTTAGCAAGAATCCCAAATGTATCAGTGCTGGGGGTGGCTTTGGCCCTGTTGctgatgatggttatggtgttTCATACATCATTGCTGGAGAGgacaccattttctttcatgtttctaGCAAAAAGAGCTCTCCTGTCACG GACTCACCAAGTTTTGCTCGTCAGATTGAAAAGGCTCTCAGTGACATGAAGAATCTCTTTGAATCTGTGGCAAAGAAGTAA
- the whd gene encoding carnitine O-palmitoyltransferase 1, liver isoform isoform X1 → MAEAHSAVAFSFAITHEGVHVNYDREVLHVIWHSGVRQWRRGIRRFVNTIRCGVFPASISSLALTIGSYNAMYLSRDWYGSNFDISLGLADLIKKHIYLEEPAKGIVCCTASAFAVWCGVFLFMKYSLRLLYIYKGWMYEERGRGRTMSRTSRLWVLAVKVLTKFTVPMLYSYQGSLPRLPLPALRDTMSRYLRSVRPLMNDEEYSRMEKHAHDFQGGIGKKLQWYLVLKSWWASNYVTDWWEEFVYLRGRSPIMVNSNFYGTDAILLHPTKVQAARAANVTHAAFLFRRLIDNQQLQPIMAQNLVPLCSYQYERTFNTTRIPGIQTDKIVHFSDSTHIAVYHAGRYFKMPCYYKGQLLTPKELQIQFERILADESVPEKGEATLGALTAGEREPWAEARSKFFNKGINYTSLEAIEKAAFVLVLEENEYDYCEDDPSQLDRFGRAMLHGKGYDRWYDKSFNVIIMKNGRIGFNAEHSWADAAIMSHLWEFVITEDLITIGYDENGNCTGKVNCDPRPPTRLKWELNQECLQVIDSSLRVAEALLNDVDLRLYMHTAYGKGFMKNCRLSPDAYTQMALQLAYYRDAGKFNLTYEASMTRLFRDGRTETVRPCSIESSAWVKAMEDKTVSNEERVALLRKACVQHQNAYRDAMCGKGIDRHLFCLYVISKYLEVESPFLNEVLSEPWRLSTSQTPHGQTNKMDLSKNPKCISAGGGFGPVADDGYGVSYIIAGEDTIFFHVSSKKSSPVTDSPSFARQIEKALSDMKNLFESVAKK, encoded by the exons ATGGCAGAGGCACACTCAGCTGTGGCATTCTCCTTTGCTATCACTCATGAGGGTGTTCACGTCAACTATGATCGAGAAGTGCTCCATGTCATTTGGCATTCTGGTGTCCGCCAGTGGCGTCGAGGCATCCGCCGATTCGTT AACACTATACGATGTGGAGTCTTCCCAGCATCCATCTCTTCACTTGCATTGACCATTGGTAGCTACAATGCTATGTATCTCAGTCGAGATTGGTATGGGTCCAACTTTGATATCTCTCTGGGCTTGGCTGACCTCATAAAGAAGCATATTTACTT AGAAGAACCTGCTAAAGGCATCGTTTGCTGCACAGCTTCTGCATTtgctgtctggtgtggtgttttCCTCTTCATGAAGTATTCACTAAGGTTATTGTATATATACAAAG GATGGATGTATGAAGAAAGAGGTCGTGGTCGAACAATGAGCAGAACATCAAGGCTCTGGGTTTTAGCAGTAAAAGTATTGACCAAATTTACAGTACCCATGCTCTACTCGTACCAAGGATCTCTTCCTAGATTACCCCTTCCGGCACTTAGGGACACCATGTCACGG TACCTACGGAGTGTACGACCACTAATGAATGATGAAGAATATTCTCGTATGGAAAAGCATGCCCATGATTTCCAGGGTGGCATTGGAAAGAAGCTTCAATG GTACCTGGTGCTCAAGTCATGGTGGGCATCTAACTACGTAACAGATTGGTGGGAAGAGTTTGTTTACCTAAGAGGTCGGTCACCCATTATGGTGAACTCTAATTTCTATGGTACAGATGCTATTCTTCTGCACCCAACGAAAGTTCAGGCAGCTCGTGCTGCAAATGTGACACATGCAGCATTCCTTTTCCGGCGGCTGATAGATAACCAGCAGCTTCAGCCA ATAATGGCTCAGAATTTAGTGCCCTTGTGTTCATATCAATATGAGCGTACTTTCAACACCACCCGTATCCCTGGCATCCAGACAGATAAGATTGTCCACTTTAGTGACTCAACACATATTGCTGTGTACCATGCAGGGCGGTATTTCAAGATGCCATGTTACTACAAGGGCCAGTTGCTAACCCCTAAGGAGCTTCAGAT TCAGTTTGAGCGTATTCTGGCAGATGAATCTGTACCAGAAAAGGGTGAAGCAACTTTAGGAGCACTGACAGCTGGAGAGCGGGAACCCTGGGCAGAAGCACGTTCAAAGTTTTTCAACAAGGGAATCAACTATACTTCACTGGAAGCAATTG AGAAGGCTGCATTTGTGCTTGTTTTAGAAGAGAATGAGTACGACTACTGTGAAGATGATCCTAGTCAGTTAGATAGGTTTGGACGTGCAATGCTCCATGGCAAAGGGTATGACCGTTGGTATGACAAGTCCTTCAATGTCATCATCATGAAAAATGGCCGG ATTGGCTTCAATGCAGAACATAGCTG GGCAGATGCAGCGATCATGTCCCACCTCTGGGAGTTTGTCATTACTGAGGATCTGATCACAATAGG ATATGATGAAAATGGAAACTGCACAGGAAAGGTTAACTGTGATCCACGTCCACCAACACGCCTTAAGTGGGAACTCAACCAGGAGTGTCTCCAAGTTATTGACTCTTCCTTGAGG GTTGCTGAAGCCTTGCTGAATGATGTTGATCTGCGGTTGTATATGCACACAGCATACGGAAAGGGCTTTATGAAGAATTGTAGGCTGTCACCTGATGCTTACACCCAGATGGCTCTACAGTTAGCATATTACCGG GATGCAGGCAAATTTAACCTCACCTATGAGGCAAGCATGACTCGTCTCTTCCGAGATGGGAGAACTGAGACAGTCAGACCTTGTTCTATTGAGTCATCAGCTTGGGTAAAAGCCATGGAGGACAAGACAGTCTCT AATGAGGAGCGTGTTGCACTTTTGCGGAAAGCTTGTGTCCAGCATCAGAATGCATATCGAGATGCTATGTGTGGAAAAGGCATTGATCGCCACCTTTTCTGTTTATATGTTATATCAAAATATTTAGAAGTAGAAAGCCCATTCCTTAAT GAAGTTTTGTCTGAACCTTGGCGCTTAAGTACCTCCCAAACCCCACATGGTCAGACTAACAAAATGGATCTTAGCAAGAATCCCAAATGTATCAGTGCTGGGGGTGGCTTTGGCCCTGTTGctgatgatggttatggtgttTCATACATCATTGCTGGAGAGgacaccattttctttcatgtttctaGCAAAAAGAGCTCTCCTGTCACG GACTCACCAAGTTTTGCTCGTCAGATTGAAAAGGCTCTCAGTGACATGAAGAATCTCTTTGAATCTGTGGCAAAGAAGTAA